The following proteins are encoded in a genomic region of Oryza brachyantha chromosome 11, ObraRS2, whole genome shotgun sequence:
- the LOC102708005 gene encoding ELMO domain-containing protein C-like, which translates to MASKAIKRKPYTADIDRSEKQMEATIPDSVREPLLGNSTHEPQSDRYEPTLQPDLWDGKGQECLGWIHLISTFIARSVRKIGIAISQFGSLLARFFRWSCSSHGSHNEQAILVGLSPIQEERLKFLRQRLNVPFDSSSMKHQDALKELWRLAYPSRQLPPLKSDLWKEMGWQNSDPATDFRAGGFMSLENLIYFARNYPDSFHSLLHKADGKRAEWEYPFAVAGVNISYMLVQMLDLQSGKMSTKASSQFVQLLGEDEMAFDNLFYVAFQMLDAQWLARQASYMEFNEVLKYTRIRLEQELTIGSISSVQEMPSFRLLKR; encoded by the exons ATGGCCTCAAAAGCCATTAAAAGGAAGCCTTACACTGCTGATATTGATAGAAGCGAAAAACAAATGGAGGCAACCATACCAGATTCTGTGAGAGAACCTCTTCTAGGAAACAGTACTCATGAACCCCAATCGGAT AGATATGAACCTACTCTGCAGCCAGATTTATGGGATGGTAAAGGACAAGAGTGCCTTGGTTGGATTCATCTTATATCAACTTTTATTGCTCGATCTGTAAGGAAGATAG gaaTTGCCATCTCTCAGTTTGGTTCATTGCTAGCAAGGTTCTTTAGGTGGTCTTGTTCTTCCCATGGTTCACATAATGAACAGGCAATTCTAGTTGGTCTCAGTCCAATACAG GAAGAGAGACTAAAGTTCTTAAGACAAAGGCTAAATGTGCCATTCGACAGTTCCTCTATGAAGCATCAG GATGCTCTGAAAGAACTTTGGAGACTGGCTTATCCCAGCCGACAACTTCCTCCTCTGAAATCAGATCTATGGAAGGAGATGGGCTGGCAGAATTCTGATCCAGCAACTGATTT CAGGGCAGGGGGGTTCATGTCCTTggaaaatttaatatattttgctaGAAACTATCCA GATTCCTTTCATAGTCTGTTACACAAGGCAGATGGTAAGAGAGCTGAATGGGAATATCCCTTTGCAGTGGCTGGCGTGAACATATCTTATATGCTAGTGCAAATGCTTGATCTGCAATCAG gaaaaatgaGCACAAAAGCCAGTTCCCAGTTTGTTCAACTACTTGGAGAAGACGAGATGGCTTTTGATAACCTTTTCTATGTGGCTTTTCAGATGCTTGACGCTCAGTGGCTCGCAAGACAAGCTAGTTATATGGAATTCAAT GAGGTTCTAAAGTACACACGTATTCGGTTAGAACAGGAACTTACAATTGGAAGCATTTCTAGTGTTCAGGAGATGCCATcatttagattgctaaaaaggtAG